From bacterium, one genomic window encodes:
- a CDS encoding sodium ion-translocating decarboxylase subunit beta produces MELLGATGFAHLNFGNAVMLLIGGVLIFLAITKGFEPYLLIPIGFGALMANLPLGHMAAGMGVEEGLLQFVYKHGVKTEFLPPVIFLGVGVLTDFRPLLSRPYTFLLGAAAQLGIFVAALIAFYWAGFTIQESASIGIIGGADGPTSIFLTVQLAPHLLGAVAVAAYSYMSLVPIIQPPIMRLLTTRSERAIAMPLARPVSRTSVILFPIVTGVIAILGVPSSAPLIGMLMFGNLLRECGVTERLRKTGGTSLVDIVTIFLGLAVGATMAAENFLRLETIKILVLGAVAFAFSTAGGVLFGKLMNVFVRPEKRINPCIGAAGVSAVPMSARVVQKFVSDSTDGKVNPLMAAMGPNVAGVVGSAVAAGVFLQLLK; encoded by the coding sequence ATGGAACTTCTTGGCGCGACGGGATTCGCTCACCTGAATTTCGGCAACGCGGTGATGCTGCTGATCGGCGGCGTGCTGATCTTTCTGGCCATTACGAAAGGATTCGAGCCTTACTTGCTCATTCCCATCGGTTTTGGCGCGCTGATGGCCAATCTGCCGCTGGGTCACATGGCCGCCGGGATGGGAGTAGAGGAAGGCTTGCTTCAGTTCGTGTACAAGCACGGAGTGAAAACGGAGTTCCTGCCGCCGGTGATTTTTCTGGGAGTGGGCGTGCTGACGGATTTCCGTCCGCTGCTGTCGAGGCCTTACACGTTTCTACTTGGCGCGGCGGCGCAACTCGGAATCTTCGTGGCCGCCCTGATTGCTTTCTACTGGGCGGGTTTCACGATCCAGGAGTCGGCCAGCATCGGCATCATCGGCGGTGCCGATGGGCCGACCTCGATCTTTCTGACGGTTCAACTGGCGCCGCATCTTCTGGGAGCCGTTGCCGTGGCGGCCTACAGCTACATGTCGCTGGTTCCCATCATTCAGCCGCCGATCATGCGGCTGTTGACCACCCGCAGCGAACGGGCCATTGCCATGCCGTTGGCCCGGCCGGTATCGCGGACGTCGGTAATCCTGTTTCCGATCGTAACCGGCGTGATCGCCATTCTAGGTGTTCCCAGCAGCGCGCCGCTGATCGGAATGCTGATGTTCGGGAATCTCCTGCGCGAATGCGGAGTGACCGAGCGGCTGCGCAAGACGGGCGGAACCTCGCTGGTGGACATCGTGACGATCTTTCTCGGACTGGCGGTGGGAGCGACCATGGCCGCCGAGAATTTCCTGCGTCTCGAAACGATCAAAATTCTCGTGCTGGGAGCGGTGGCCTTTGCTTTCTCGACGGCGGGCGGCGTCTTGTTCGGGAAGTTAATGAACGTCTTCGTGCGGCCGGAAAAGCGAATCAATCCCTGCATCGGCGCGGCGGGAGTCTCGGCGGTGCCGATGTCGGCGCGAGTCGTGCAGAAATTCGTCTCGGACTCGACCGACGGTAAGGTTAATCCGCTGATGGCCGCGATGGGACCCAACGTGGCGGGCGTGGTCGGCTCGGCCGTGGCGGCGGGCGTGTTCCTGCAACTTCTCAAGTGA
- a CDS encoding T9SS type A sorting domain-containing protein yields the protein MRSLSQFFLIVAATAFVISPVSARSFRVAQIPNGSVLNCSACHVNAGGGGTRNAFGQLVERSFLVGDNVQWSPLLAGLDADGDGVSNGVELRDRFGQWQTGNPNPGNAAQVTHPADAASNPLRTLTVQFSNMDPHVGQMLELRIVDKSTGLEAGRAMVSSISGGSFNVAIPTAVDGRSYWVDFFADVNRNGFYDPPPTDHAWRISADVSGATSVSFMHNTNFTDIQWVYAVTLNAQGMTPHQGQLFELRVVDSNTGMEVGRKRVEIVPGANFSVMVPGIMRNGNYDVDFYADLNRDDRYSGTPTDHAWRLSFANTTGDVTLDFSHNTSFTDVMWEYLFQINMLSMNPHLGQLFELRVVDQSSDTEIGRTSLPEVAVANYTVSVPGMALNGSYRADFYADLNGNGTYDAPPTDHAWRQLFQNPAGNAVVNFSHNTNFTDIGWPVLAADDPVAGSSLPEAFALEQNYPNPFNPSTNIAFDLAEPGLVRLSVFNILGEHVAELARGPMAAGRHLVSFDGSGLATGMYVYRLEVDGWAAERRMMLTK from the coding sequence ATGAGGTCTCTCAGCCAATTCTTTCTCATCGTCGCGGCCACCGCGTTTGTGATCAGCCCGGTGTCGGCTCGTTCGTTCCGGGTCGCCCAAATCCCCAACGGTAGTGTTCTGAACTGCTCGGCCTGCCACGTGAATGCGGGCGGTGGCGGCACTCGAAACGCATTCGGTCAATTGGTGGAGCGGAGTTTCTTGGTCGGCGACAACGTACAGTGGAGTCCGCTGCTGGCCGGCTTGGACGCCGACGGCGACGGTGTTTCCAACGGAGTTGAGCTACGGGATCGCTTCGGCCAGTGGCAGACCGGGAATCCCAATCCAGGCAACGCGGCGCAGGTCACACATCCCGCTGATGCGGCCAGCAACCCGCTGCGCACGCTGACCGTGCAGTTCTCGAATATGGATCCGCATGTCGGACAGATGCTTGAATTGCGAATCGTGGACAAGTCCACCGGATTGGAAGCCGGGCGGGCGATGGTGTCAAGTATTTCGGGTGGGAGCTTCAACGTTGCCATACCGACCGCCGTGGACGGCCGGAGCTACTGGGTGGATTTCTTTGCGGACGTGAATAGAAACGGTTTCTACGATCCGCCGCCTACGGATCACGCCTGGCGAATCTCCGCCGACGTGAGCGGAGCGACGTCGGTCAGTTTCATGCACAATACCAACTTCACGGATATTCAGTGGGTCTATGCCGTGACTTTGAATGCGCAGGGTATGACCCCTCATCAAGGGCAGCTCTTCGAGCTGCGGGTGGTGGACAGCAACACGGGAATGGAGGTCGGCCGCAAGCGCGTGGAGATCGTTCCGGGAGCGAACTTCTCGGTCATGGTTCCCGGGATCATGCGGAACGGAAACTACGACGTGGACTTCTATGCCGACTTGAACCGTGACGACCGCTATAGCGGGACTCCCACCGACCACGCGTGGCGGCTGAGCTTCGCGAACACCACCGGTGACGTGACGCTTGACTTTTCGCACAACACGAGCTTCACCGACGTGATGTGGGAGTATCTGTTCCAGATCAATATGCTGTCCATGAATCCGCACCTCGGACAGCTTTTCGAGCTGCGAGTCGTGGATCAATCGAGTGACACGGAAATCGGCCGCACGAGCCTGCCGGAAGTGGCCGTAGCCAACTATACGGTTTCGGTTCCGGGGATGGCTCTGAACGGAAGCTACCGCGCGGATTTCTATGCCGACCTGAACGGAAACGGAACCTATGACGCGCCGCCCACCGATCACGCGTGGCGGCAACTGTTCCAGAATCCCGCCGGAAATGCGGTGGTGAATTTCAGCCACAACACGAACTTCACCGACATCGGCTGGCCGGTGCTGGCCGCCGACGATCCGGTGGCGGGATCCTCGCTGCCCGAAGCGTTCGCTCTGGAACAGAATTACCCGAATCCCTTCAATCCCTCGACCAACATCGCCTTCGATCTTGCCGAGCCGGGGCTGGTGCGACTCAGCGTTTTCAATATTCTGGGTGAACACGTAGCCGAGCTCGCGCGCGGGCCGATGGCGGCGGGACGGCATTTGGTAAGTTTCGACGGATCGGGTTTGGCCACCGGAATGTATGTCTATCGGCTGGAGGTTGACGGCTGGGCCGCTGAGAGAAGGATGATGCTGACGAAGTAG
- a CDS encoding radical SAM protein, translating to MRERLPKLYGLLDPCRLCPRRCGVHRTSGELGECGMGGELMVSSVGLHFGEESPISGHRGSGTIFLSGCNLHCVFCQNWTISQLAEGERVTVAELAEAMLGLERSGAHNINWVSPTHMVPMLMEAFCLAGEHGLSIPLVYNSGGYDSLEVLKLLDGMVDVYMPDMKYGDAAVARRLSGVEDYPAHNQAAIREMYRQVEPLQLDASGVAVCGLLIRHLVLPENQAGSEAVFTFLDEELPGPVDVNVMAQYHPCHLAWEHPELERCPSRDEFQAALRLARSKSSIRIVD from the coding sequence TTGCGCGAGCGGCTGCCCAAACTCTATGGGCTTCTCGATCCCTGCCGGCTCTGTCCGCGAAGATGCGGCGTGCATCGAACGAGCGGAGAACTCGGCGAGTGCGGGATGGGCGGAGAGCTGATGGTGTCGTCGGTGGGACTGCATTTCGGGGAAGAATCGCCGATCTCCGGTCATCGCGGTTCGGGAACGATCTTTCTGTCCGGCTGCAACCTCCACTGCGTGTTCTGCCAGAACTGGACGATCAGTCAGCTTGCCGAGGGCGAACGAGTGACTGTTGCTGAGCTGGCTGAAGCGATGCTCGGGCTGGAGCGGAGCGGAGCGCACAACATCAACTGGGTTTCGCCGACCCACATGGTGCCGATGCTGATGGAGGCCTTTTGTCTGGCGGGAGAACACGGCCTGTCCATTCCGCTGGTGTACAATTCGGGCGGCTATGACAGTCTCGAAGTACTGAAACTCCTGGATGGAATGGTGGACGTGTACATGCCGGACATGAAGTATGGAGACGCGGCGGTTGCAAGGCGTTTGTCCGGCGTAGAAGATTATCCTGCGCACAATCAGGCTGCCATAAGGGAAATGTATCGGCAGGTGGAGCCGCTCCAGCTTGATGCGAGCGGTGTGGCCGTGTGCGGGCTGCTCATTCGGCATCTCGTTCTGCCCGAAAATCAAGCCGGAAGCGAAGCGGTGTTTACGTTTCTTGATGAGGAACTTCCCGGTCCGGTGGACGTGAACGTGATGGCTCAGTACCATCCCTGTCATCTGGCATGGGAACATCCTGAGCTGGAGCGTTGCCCAAGCCGCGATGAATTTCAAGCGGCTCTCCGTCTGGCACGGTCGAAATCCTCGATTCGCATCGTGGATTGA
- a CDS encoding dicarboxylate/amino acid:cation symporter, translating to MFKKFTLTHWIFLGIALGILGGWLIGEPIQPIAQPVGDIFLRLLKMIIVPLIVSSIMAGVLGIGDTRNLGRLGGKTILYYLFTSTIAILTGLVLINIVRPGVGADIELQATPELGVTDSSTVWGLILRLVPENPIRAMAEGDMLAVIFFTLLFGVFVTQLPERGRMYFKDLFDNIFEVMMKMTRFVIWFAPLGVFGLIANIVATTGFSAFGSLLRFFVTVLFALLFHALVTLPLLIRIFGKVRHPYRHLRAMTEALLTAFSTASSNATLPVTMRCVEDNSGVSNRISSFVLPIGATVNMDGTALYECVVAMFIAQVYGIELTFLQQWIVVFVALLTSIGVAGVPMASLVAIAIILKAVGLPLEGIGLVLVTDRVLDMVRTTVNIWSDSCGAVVIARTEGEETKLI from the coding sequence ATGTTCAAGAAATTCACTCTCACGCACTGGATATTTCTGGGGATCGCGCTCGGCATTCTCGGCGGCTGGCTGATCGGCGAGCCGATTCAACCCATTGCCCAGCCGGTGGGGGACATCTTTCTGCGGCTGCTCAAGATGATCATCGTTCCGCTGATCGTGTCCTCGATCATGGCCGGAGTGCTCGGTATCGGCGATACCCGCAACCTCGGACGGCTGGGCGGCAAGACGATCCTCTACTATCTCTTTACCAGCACGATTGCGATTCTGACCGGACTGGTGCTCATCAACATCGTGCGGCCGGGCGTAGGTGCGGACATCGAGTTGCAGGCCACGCCCGAACTGGGAGTGACCGATTCGAGCACGGTGTGGGGACTCATTCTGCGTCTGGTTCCCGAGAATCCCATCCGCGCAATGGCCGAAGGCGACATGCTGGCGGTGATCTTCTTCACGCTACTGTTCGGGGTGTTCGTGACGCAGCTTCCCGAGCGCGGCCGCATGTACTTCAAGGACCTCTTCGACAACATCTTTGAAGTGATGATGAAGATGACGCGGTTCGTGATCTGGTTCGCGCCGCTGGGAGTCTTTGGCCTCATCGCGAACATCGTCGCCACCACCGGTTTTTCCGCGTTCGGTTCGCTGCTCAGGTTTTTCGTCACCGTGCTCTTCGCGTTGCTGTTCCACGCGCTGGTCACCCTGCCGCTGTTGATACGGATCTTCGGCAAGGTTCGGCACCCCTACCGGCATTTGCGGGCGATGACGGAAGCGCTGCTCACCGCGTTTTCAACCGCTTCATCGAACGCTACGCTGCCCGTGACAATGCGCTGCGTCGAGGACAACTCGGGGGTGTCGAATCGCATCTCGTCGTTCGTGCTTCCCATCGGTGCCACGGTGAACATGGACGGCACGGCGCTCTACGAGTGCGTGGTGGCCATGTTCATCGCGCAGGTCTATGGAATCGAACTGACGTTTCTTCAGCAGTGGATCGTGGTGTTCGTAGCGCTCTTGACTTCCATCGGCGTAGCCGGAGTTCCAATGGCGTCGCTGGTGGCGATTGCCATTATTCTCAAGGCGGTGGGATTGCCGCTCGAGGGAATCGGACTGGTGCTGGTCACCGATCGCGTGCTCGACATGGTGCGCACGACGGTGAACATCTGGTCGGATTCGTGCGGCGCGGTCGTCATCGCTCGTACCGAAGGAGAAGAGACGAAGCTGATATGA
- a CDS encoding metal ABC transporter substrate-binding protein, with protein MKRQFARWILGICSASLILVSLSDEARAEQSPAPIRVVTSTTIIADVMRNVGGEFTDVTSLLPAGANPHSFEPTPADVSRLINASVVFLNGLGLEQSFEPLIAGAGRQVRVVDLSKNLPARTLDHGEHDHHDHSTGLDPHVWLDPTLVIAWIEETVRVLSELDPRHADHYRANADSYQKELHELDTWIGEKVAQIPPANRKIVSDHDMFGYFCERYGFERVGAIIPGFSTLSEPSARELASLEDAIRKLKVKAVFVGNTVNPTLARRVSEDTHTKLITLYTGSLTDSTGTAPDYIAYMRYNVTAIVNALK; from the coding sequence ATGAAGAGACAATTCGCAAGATGGATTCTCGGTATCTGCTCTGCATCTCTGATTCTCGTTTCACTCTCAGATGAAGCGCGGGCAGAGCAATCACCGGCTCCAATCCGCGTGGTGACGTCCACCACGATTATCGCCGACGTCATGCGGAACGTCGGCGGAGAATTCACGGACGTGACTTCGCTGCTTCCGGCGGGAGCCAATCCCCACAGTTTCGAGCCGACACCGGCCGACGTATCGCGATTAATCAATGCATCGGTGGTGTTCCTGAACGGACTGGGACTCGAACAGTCCTTTGAGCCGCTGATCGCCGGAGCCGGTAGACAGGTGCGAGTCGTTGATCTGTCCAAGAATCTGCCAGCGCGAACGCTCGATCACGGGGAGCATGACCATCACGATCACTCCACCGGTCTCGATCCGCACGTATGGCTCGATCCGACTCTCGTCATTGCCTGGATTGAAGAGACCGTGCGCGTTCTGAGCGAACTTGATCCGCGGCACGCCGACCATTACCGCGCGAATGCGGATTCCTACCAGAAGGAACTGCATGAGCTCGATACATGGATCGGCGAGAAGGTCGCTCAAATTCCGCCTGCGAATCGAAAAATCGTGAGCGATCACGACATGTTCGGCTATTTCTGCGAGCGCTACGGATTCGAGCGGGTGGGCGCGATCATTCCCGGTTTCAGCACGCTCTCCGAGCCTTCGGCGCGCGAGTTGGCCTCATTGGAAGATGCGATTCGCAAATTGAAAGTGAAGGCGGTCTTCGTCGGCAACACGGTCAATCCGACGCTGGCCAGGCGCGTTTCCGAAGACACGCACACAAAGTTGATAACGCTTTACACCGGCTCGCTGACTGATTCCACAGGCACTGCGCCCGACTACATCGCCTACATGCGCTACAACGTGACGGCCATCGTCAATGCACTCAAATAG
- a CDS encoding metal ABC transporter ATP-binding protein produces MTTVFQRLSRSLGLRFSPHVHGAPIIRVRDLRVEYDGNVALESVSFEIQRGDRVAVVGPNGAGKTTLLKAISGVIRSASGSIEVFGNEPEGHICIGYVPQRSQIDWNFPVNVADMVMMGRISKMGFLRNPRPSDWNHVRRGLEQVGLSDLAKRRINQLSGGQQQRIFIARALAQEAELLLLDEPFSGLDAAAQQSIFEILEQLGEQGVTILVSLHDLNLASRRFGKVMLLHHRMLGFGAAAEVLTSKNLMAAYGGHLHMVETESGTLAVSDTHCEGCE; encoded by the coding sequence ATGACCACGGTATTCCAACGTTTGAGTCGTTCGCTGGGTCTGCGATTCAGTCCGCACGTGCACGGCGCGCCGATCATTCGCGTCCGCGATCTGCGCGTGGAATATGACGGCAACGTCGCGCTGGAAAGCGTCTCCTTCGAGATCCAGCGCGGCGATCGGGTGGCGGTGGTGGGTCCCAACGGCGCGGGCAAAACCACGCTACTCAAGGCGATCTCCGGCGTGATCCGTTCCGCGAGCGGCAGTATCGAGGTGTTCGGCAACGAACCGGAGGGACACATCTGTATCGGCTACGTTCCGCAGCGGAGTCAGATTGACTGGAATTTTCCGGTGAACGTGGCCGACATGGTGATGATGGGGCGGATCAGCAAGATGGGGTTTCTGCGCAATCCGCGGCCTTCCGATTGGAATCACGTGCGGCGCGGACTCGAACAGGTGGGACTTTCCGATCTGGCGAAGCGGCGGATCAATCAGCTCTCGGGCGGGCAGCAGCAACGCATCTTCATTGCCCGCGCGCTGGCGCAGGAAGCCGAGCTTCTGCTCCTCGACGAACCGTTCAGCGGGCTCGACGCCGCCGCGCAGCAGAGCATCTTCGAGATTCTTGAACAACTCGGCGAGCAGGGTGTGACGATTCTGGTTTCTTTGCACGATCTGAATCTTGCTTCGCGGAGATTCGGCAAGGTGATGCTTCTACATCATCGTATGCTCGGTTTCGGCGCGGCGGCGGAGGTGCTGACCTCGAAGAATCTCATGGCGGCTTACGGCGGACACTTGCATATGGTGGAAACGGAAAGCGGGACATTGGCGGTGAGCGACACGCACTGCGAAGGCTGCGAGTAG
- a CDS encoding metal ABC transporter permease, translating into MLDLLLEPLRYPFMVRGLMAAAMVGVVCAVVGTYVVLRGLAFYGDALAHTILPGVAVGYLIGGGERKPLFWWAMLAALVSALGIGLIARTARLKEDTAVGIVFAGMFAVGIAVISTVRNYAVDLTHFLFGDILGVAAGDLWLIGGFSAVIVLTVLALYKEFMVVSFDPVLATTLRLPAKLLDFLLLVLIAMAIVVSLQTVGIALMVAMLVTPAATAYLLVQRLPSMMALSALIAVLSGVIGLYVSYFVGIASGAAIVLVATAFFGMAWLARIVVRR; encoded by the coding sequence ATGCTCGATCTACTCTTAGAACCATTGCGCTATCCGTTCATGGTGCGCGGCCTCATGGCGGCGGCGATGGTGGGAGTGGTGTGCGCGGTAGTGGGAACGTACGTCGTCTTGCGCGGGCTCGCGTTCTACGGAGACGCGCTGGCGCATACGATTTTGCCGGGCGTGGCGGTAGGCTATCTGATCGGCGGCGGCGAGCGCAAGCCGCTCTTCTGGTGGGCGATGCTGGCGGCACTCGTGAGCGCGCTGGGAATCGGTCTCATCGCGCGCACGGCCCGGCTCAAGGAAGACACGGCGGTGGGGATCGTGTTCGCGGGGATGTTTGCGGTGGGAATCGCGGTGATCTCGACGGTGCGGAACTACGCGGTGGATCTCACGCACTTCCTGTTCGGCGATATTCTCGGCGTGGCGGCGGGAGATTTATGGCTGATCGGCGGTTTCAGTGCGGTGATCGTGCTGACGGTGCTCGCGCTCTACAAAGAGTTCATGGTCGTTTCGTTCGATCCGGTACTGGCAACCACGCTCCGTCTGCCCGCCAAATTGCTCGACTTTCTGCTCTTGGTTCTCATTGCGATGGCGATAGTGGTCTCGCTGCAGACGGTGGGGATTGCGTTGATGGTGGCGATGCTGGTGACTCCGGCGGCGACGGCCTATCTCCTCGTACAACGACTGCCCTCAATGATGGCACTGTCGGCATTGATTGCGGTACTGTCAGGCGTGATCGGACTCTACGTATCGTACTTCGTGGGGATCGCATCGGGAGCGGCGATTGTGCTGGTGGCGACGGCTTTTTTCGGGATGGCGTGGCTGGCGCGGATCGTTGTACGAAGATAG
- a CDS encoding HD domain-containing protein, protein MAQRMIDSVNKNEHKAEQGDIITPKDAAIIRFAALLHDIGHLPFSHVGEQAYSAVLDDSLSRNVDVGDKVGFKTTDAIRLTSGNLHEQLSARIIREDKEIGEAFKEYNSSAPPRERIDKDEVAALIEDTSTDQKSFLKSFIHSAIDADRLDFLSRDSYFVGSNYGRVETETIIRKLRFVQVKEGRTPAEEWWELCLDSDAGLVADHFLLSRFYWYAMLLGQPRILYLDLLTKNVMKYLINTNRICCIDQLDKLTIAIREKRHMHEFMELQDSGVIMAMRRCHNEWDGNDSISELEKELDTAIKVLMGGNLAHMFLRKQGLMEHKEYQDTFDSSRLHEAEKCATEELRKQEKIDKSRAFVKFVHKARNLHVWAPDCRGAEFEEDWRDHVLIKCDRDGHPKCVPIQLANTNVLHRIGLSRIQDGNKPKEKSSLVSVSFATFILWPSTIKEDQYSGIEEILNKYFGELTQPFHEELVNG, encoded by the coding sequence ATGGCTCAGCGAATGATCGATTCGGTTAACAAGAACGAACACAAGGCGGAGCAAGGAGACATCATCACGCCGAAGGATGCTGCAATTATACGATTTGCAGCTCTGCTTCACGATATTGGACACTTACCATTCTCACACGTTGGTGAACAAGCCTACTCTGCAGTGTTGGACGACTCATTATCTCGCAACGTTGATGTCGGGGATAAAGTTGGATTCAAAACAACAGATGCAATCCGCCTAACATCGGGGAATCTCCACGAGCAGCTGTCTGCACGAATAATCCGAGAAGACAAGGAGATTGGAGAAGCATTCAAAGAGTATAATTCTTCCGCACCCCCGCGGGAACGCATCGACAAAGATGAAGTTGCGGCGCTCATAGAAGACACCTCGACAGATCAGAAGTCCTTTCTCAAATCATTTATTCATTCTGCAATTGATGCTGACAGACTGGATTTCCTTAGTCGAGACTCGTATTTCGTGGGAAGTAATTATGGCCGCGTTGAGACCGAGACAATCATCAGGAAACTGCGGTTTGTCCAAGTCAAGGAAGGAAGAACACCTGCGGAGGAGTGGTGGGAATTATGTCTGGATTCGGATGCTGGGCTTGTAGCAGATCATTTTCTCCTTTCTCGGTTCTACTGGTATGCAATGTTGCTTGGCCAGCCACGCATCCTTTATCTCGATCTATTAACGAAGAACGTGATGAAGTATCTCATCAATACGAATAGAATCTGCTGCATAGATCAACTTGACAAATTGACAATAGCCATAAGAGAAAAGAGGCATATGCATGAGTTCATGGAATTGCAGGATTCTGGTGTTATTATGGCGATGCGTAGATGTCATAATGAATGGGACGGCAATGACTCAATATCGGAGTTAGAAAAGGAACTGGATACAGCGATCAAGGTCCTGATGGGCGGGAACCTTGCGCATATGTTTTTGCGAAAACAAGGCCTCATGGAACACAAGGAATACCAAGACACATTTGATTCCTCTCGTCTTCACGAAGCTGAGAAATGCGCGACCGAGGAATTGCGCAAACAAGAGAAGATCGACAAATCGCGAGCCTTTGTAAAATTTGTTCACAAGGCAAGAAACCTGCACGTATGGGCACCTGATTGCAGGGGGGCTGAATTCGAAGAGGATTGGCGTGACCATGTACTAATAAAATGCGATCGTGACGGCCATCCAAAGTGTGTGCCAATCCAGCTAGCTAACACAAATGTTCTACACAGAATCGGTCTTTCTCGTATACAGGATGGGAACAAACCAAAGGAAAAATCTTCGCTTGTGAGCGTCAGCTTCGCAACATTCATCCTATGGCCATCAACGATCAAGGAGGATCAATACTCGGGAATAGAAGAAATTTTGAACAAGTACTTTGGCGAATTAACACAACCTTTTCATGAGGAGCTCGTCAATGGATAG